From the Salinimicrobium tongyeongense genome, one window contains:
- a CDS encoding response regulator transcription factor, with protein sequence MEKKILLLITKNGDLAKNIEKEVNFHFDTVEVNSIHAGYSLALNTLPDVILIDYSSLGLESLKNLTSFKSTHFLNKSLLFLLGDLENRKVLDKNFKDAVDGIIYDRGCYRSIAEEIEELIGTQACLTHYWKDSFMGLFNLLEHPVILLQDEKIVAMNDAFRNDFFITGRQQIKLTDLVVGRSKLKVSEILKKFVRGKHMKAVTKTSLIMNEKIREARITFSKLDKNLSGQMIMMINFTGNDFPLKEEVGTNSVEIEKYFAENCTQEEQHFTKREKEIISLLCKGYKTKEISEALCISAKTIEKHRANIVRRTRSGTILESIVYALNHNMIKV encoded by the coding sequence ATGGAAAAGAAAATACTACTACTTATTACAAAAAACGGGGATTTAGCTAAGAATATAGAAAAGGAAGTCAATTTTCATTTTGATACTGTTGAAGTTAATAGTATTCATGCCGGTTATTCTTTGGCGCTTAATACTTTACCCGATGTTATTCTCATAGATTATTCTTCGCTGGGGCTGGAAAGCCTGAAAAATCTTACCAGTTTTAAGTCCACACATTTTCTGAACAAGAGCCTGCTTTTTCTTTTAGGGGACCTTGAAAACAGAAAGGTGCTCGATAAAAATTTTAAAGATGCTGTAGACGGGATTATCTACGATAGAGGATGTTATCGTTCTATAGCAGAGGAAATTGAAGAGCTTATTGGAACCCAGGCTTGCCTTACGCACTATTGGAAAGATTCGTTTATGGGCCTGTTCAACTTATTGGAACACCCTGTTATCCTTCTTCAGGATGAGAAAATTGTGGCGATGAACGACGCCTTCAGGAATGACTTTTTTATTACTGGGAGGCAACAAATAAAACTTACAGACCTGGTTGTGGGACGAAGTAAACTAAAAGTTAGCGAAATCCTCAAAAAGTTTGTGAGGGGAAAGCACATGAAAGCTGTGACTAAAACCTCTCTTATTATGAATGAGAAGATAAGGGAGGCCCGAATAACTTTTTCCAAGCTTGACAAAAATTTGTCGGGGCAGATGATCATGATGATCAATTTCACCGGCAATGACTTTCCGCTTAAAGAGGAAGTAGGAACTAACTCGGTAGAAATAGAAAAGTATTTTGCCGAAAACTGTACTCAGGAAGAACAGCATTTTACCAAAAGGGAAAAGGAAATTATTTCACTGCTGTGTAAAGGATATAAAACGAAAGAAATTTCTGAGGCCTTGTGTATTTCAGCTAAAACAATAGAAAAACACAGGGCTAATATTGTGCGTCGCACTCGCTCAGGGACTATCCTGGAGAGTATAGTGTATGCCCTAAACCATAATATGATCAAAGTTTGA
- a CDS encoding TlpA disulfide reductase family protein, with product MRKFLLGGFVIFMAACAGDNEGYRISGTVQNAQDGQKLIVSELNDSNTQVVHIDTVEIKEEKFELDLPEKDQPTISFLSLEGTRGNVVYIANNSPVEFTVYPDSIYSSEITGGKDNEVLSEYLASVKDVSQKMGKNRNDLREAMMKKDSASLQNLQAFQEQLFEEDKKTKSSLVESNPNSIVSVMILQDMLNTSAYSSAELKAFYEQLSPEVKELPLAKIVKTRLDKMSKTAVGSKAPEFSAPTPEGNELALSEALGKVTLVDFWASWCKPCRVENPNIVEVYKKYHDQGFNIIQVSLDRPGQKDKWIQAIEDDNLGEWNHVSNLMFWQDPVAVDYGIRAIPAAFLLDEKGNIIAKNLRGEALGAKVEEVLNGSSAN from the coding sequence ATGCGTAAATTTTTATTAGGCGGTTTTGTAATCTTCATGGCTGCTTGTGCAGGTGATAACGAAGGATACCGAATTAGCGGAACAGTTCAAAATGCTCAAGACGGGCAAAAGCTTATTGTTTCTGAATTGAACGACAGCAACACCCAGGTAGTGCATATAGACACCGTAGAAATTAAAGAGGAAAAGTTTGAACTTGATTTACCCGAAAAAGACCAGCCTACCATTAGCTTCCTTAGCCTCGAAGGTACTCGTGGCAATGTGGTCTACATAGCAAACAATAGCCCTGTTGAATTCACGGTTTACCCAGATAGTATTTATTCTTCAGAAATAACCGGGGGAAAAGATAATGAAGTGCTCTCTGAATATCTTGCAAGTGTGAAAGATGTAAGCCAGAAAATGGGAAAAAACCGAAATGACCTTCGCGAGGCCATGATGAAAAAGGATTCAGCTTCACTGCAAAACCTTCAGGCATTCCAGGAACAATTATTTGAAGAGGACAAAAAGACAAAATCAAGTCTGGTTGAATCGAATCCCAATTCTATTGTTTCTGTAATGATACTTCAGGATATGCTGAATACTTCTGCGTATTCCTCAGCCGAATTAAAAGCATTTTATGAGCAGTTAAGCCCCGAAGTAAAGGAACTTCCGCTGGCCAAAATAGTAAAAACAAGGCTTGACAAGATGAGCAAGACTGCGGTAGGCAGCAAAGCACCCGAGTTTAGTGCGCCCACCCCCGAAGGAAATGAGCTCGCTCTTAGTGAAGCGCTTGGAAAAGTGACCCTTGTAGATTTTTGGGCTTCATGGTGTAAGCCCTGTAGAGTTGAGAACCCCAACATTGTGGAGGTCTACAAGAAATATCACGACCAGGGATTTAACATAATCCAGGTTTCCCTTGACCGCCCCGGCCAAAAAGACAAATGGATACAGGCTATTGAAGATGATAACCTGGGGGAATGGAATCACGTTTCAAACCTGATGTTCTGGCAGGATCCTGTTGCGGTTGATTATGGTATCCGTGCTATTCCTGCAGCATTTTTACTCGATGAAAAGGGAAACATCATTGCCAAAAATCTAAGAGGTGAAGCCCTGGGAGCAAAGGTGGAAGAAGTTCTGAATGGTTCTTCAGCAAATTAG
- a CDS encoding acyl carrier protein phosphodiesterase produces the protein MNFLAHIYLSGDNDDICLGNFIADSIKGKKYLEFPSEVQKGVLLHRAIDSYTDSHPIVRKSTAKLHKNYSHYSGVIVDIFYDHFLASRWEDYSEVPLENFVADFYKLLKQRFEVLPAPIQNFLPYMVSENWLLSYASIEGIARILYQMNLRTKNIVRMDRAVNELKEYYEEFSEEFTAFFPQLQEYSHQQVSSL, from the coding sequence ATGAACTTTCTTGCCCATATATACCTCTCGGGAGATAATGACGATATTTGCCTGGGAAATTTTATCGCCGATTCCATAAAAGGAAAAAAGTACCTGGAGTTTCCTTCCGAAGTTCAAAAAGGGGTCCTTCTTCACCGGGCGATTGACTCCTACACCGATTCTCACCCCATAGTGAGGAAAAGCACCGCTAAATTGCATAAAAATTACAGTCACTACAGCGGGGTTATTGTAGATATTTTTTACGATCACTTCCTCGCTTCCCGCTGGGAAGATTACAGTGAAGTTCCGCTTGAAAATTTTGTGGCAGATTTCTATAAGCTCCTCAAGCAGAGATTTGAGGTATTACCCGCCCCCATTCAAAACTTCCTGCCTTACATGGTTTCTGAAAACTGGCTTTTAAGCTATGCGAGCATTGAAGGAATTGCCCGAATTCTCTATCAAATGAACCTAAGGACAAAAAACATTGTGCGAATGGATCGCGCCGTGAATGAATTGAAGGAATATTACGAAGAATTTTCGGAAGAGTTTACAGCATTTTTCCCACAACTTCAGGAATACTCCCATCAGCAGGTTTCTTCTCTGTAG
- a CDS encoding rhomboid family intramembrane serine protease: MGDFDLVTLVVIAVNIIFSYKGFNDQSFFEKYKFNSAAVKRGEKIRVLTSGFLHVDTAHLFLNMLTLFFFADVVIGSLGSVSFLLIYLASLLLGNLLSYYFHKDEYQYNAVGASGAVSGIIYAAILLYPDMSLYMFFIPIPIPAYVFGIGYMLYSIYGMKNRIGNIGHDAHFGGAVGGYILTLLLVPQLFVTSLFMVILLAIPIVLLFFLQKSGKF; the protein is encoded by the coding sequence ATGGGAGATTTCGACCTGGTTACACTCGTAGTCATAGCAGTAAACATAATTTTTTCTTATAAAGGTTTTAACGACCAGTCTTTTTTTGAAAAGTACAAGTTCAACTCGGCAGCCGTAAAACGGGGGGAGAAGATAAGGGTGCTTACTTCGGGCTTTCTGCATGTAGATACTGCCCATCTTTTTTTGAATATGCTCACCCTTTTCTTTTTTGCCGATGTTGTGATTGGCTCTCTGGGAAGTGTCAGCTTCTTATTGATCTATCTTGCAAGTCTTTTACTTGGCAACCTGTTGTCTTACTATTTTCATAAAGACGAATATCAATACAACGCGGTAGGGGCCAGTGGGGCTGTTTCGGGGATCATTTATGCTGCCATTCTCCTGTACCCGGATATGAGCCTTTACATGTTTTTTATCCCAATTCCCATTCCGGCCTATGTTTTTGGGATTGGATACATGCTTTACTCAATCTACGGAATGAAAAACCGGATTGGAAACATTGGGCATGACGCACACTTTGGTGGAGCTGTGGGAGGTTATATTTTAACCTTATTACTGGTGCCGCAACTGTTCGTGACCAGCCTGTTTATGGTGATCTTGCTTGCAATTCCCATTGTTCTGTTATTTTTCCTACAAAAATCGGGGAAATTCTGA
- the glmM gene encoding phosphoglucosamine mutase — translation MTLIKSISGIRGTIGGKPSENLTPIDAVKFAAAYGSWLKQRHEDKKINVVVGRDARISGHMIQQLVMNTLTGLGINVIDLDLSTTPTVEVAVPMEKAEGGIILTASHNPKQWNALKLLNEKGEFLSGDDGAEILEIAEKADFSFAAVDDLGKVTKVDHYIDTHIEEVVMLPLVDARKIAEAGFTVAVDGVNSTGGIAIPKLLKRLGVEVVELYCEPTGDFPHNPEPLKEHLSEICELVKSRKADLGIVVDPDVDRLAFITEEGEMFGEEYTLVACADYVLGKTPGNTVSNLSSSRALRDVTQKHGATYAASAVGEVNVVELMKQNNAVIGGEGNGGIIYPELHYGRDSLVGVGLFLSFLAEKKMKVSELRKTYPAYFMSKNKIELTPQLDVDNILKLVAKKYSGEQVSTVDGVKIDFAEHWVHLRKSNTEPIIRIYTEAKSQQQADEVAEAMIAEIKKIANL, via the coding sequence ATGACATTAATAAAATCTATTTCAGGAATTAGGGGTACCATTGGGGGGAAACCTTCAGAAAACCTTACCCCAATTGATGCTGTGAAATTTGCCGCTGCATATGGCAGCTGGCTTAAACAGCGCCATGAAGATAAAAAGATCAATGTGGTAGTGGGCCGCGATGCAAGGATTTCGGGGCATATGATCCAGCAACTTGTAATGAACACACTTACCGGGCTGGGAATTAATGTGATTGATCTTGATCTTTCTACCACCCCCACGGTAGAAGTTGCAGTTCCTATGGAGAAAGCCGAAGGCGGAATTATCCTTACCGCCAGTCACAACCCAAAACAATGGAATGCTTTAAAACTGCTAAATGAAAAAGGCGAATTTTTAAGTGGAGATGACGGTGCAGAGATCCTTGAAATTGCTGAAAAAGCCGATTTTTCTTTTGCAGCTGTCGATGACCTTGGAAAAGTGACAAAAGTAGATCATTACATAGATACTCATATTGAAGAAGTGGTGATGCTGCCATTGGTTGATGCCAGGAAAATTGCTGAAGCAGGCTTTACAGTTGCCGTTGACGGGGTGAATTCTACGGGGGGCATTGCCATTCCCAAACTTTTGAAGAGGTTGGGTGTAGAAGTGGTGGAGCTCTACTGCGAACCCACAGGTGATTTTCCGCACAACCCTGAACCTTTGAAAGAACACCTTTCTGAAATCTGCGAACTTGTTAAAAGCAGAAAGGCAGACCTGGGAATTGTGGTAGATCCTGATGTTGACAGGCTTGCATTTATCACCGAAGAAGGCGAAATGTTTGGAGAAGAATACACTCTGGTGGCCTGTGCAGATTATGTGCTGGGTAAAACCCCCGGAAATACTGTGAGTAACCTTTCTTCTTCGCGTGCCCTGCGCGATGTGACCCAAAAACATGGGGCTACTTATGCAGCAAGTGCCGTGGGGGAAGTAAACGTGGTTGAGCTGATGAAGCAGAACAATGCCGTGATTGGCGGTGAGGGTAATGGCGGAATCATTTATCCCGAATTGCACTACGGAAGGGATAGCCTGGTAGGAGTGGGGCTTTTTCTAAGCTTTTTGGCCGAAAAGAAAATGAAGGTTTCTGAACTCCGGAAGACCTATCCTGCTTATTTTATGAGTAAAAATAAAATCGAACTCACCCCTCAGCTTGATGTAGATAATATTTTGAAGCTGGTGGCGAAAAAATATTCGGGAGAACAGGTGAGCACTGTAGATGGTGTTAAAATAGATTTTGCTGAACATTGGGTGCACCTGAGAAAATCGAATACAGAGCCCATCATCAGGATTTATACTGAAGCTAAAAGTCAGCAGCAGGCAGATGAAGTGGCCGAAGCAATGATTGCTGAAATAAAGAAGATCGCTAATCTTTAA
- a CDS encoding GAF domain-containing protein, with amino-acid sequence MKNQKEFPLEIKISFHKIIEEYRHQLKNESSSISKNYLENMLEYISTFPALEEGIVNSEDLNRYKDPIRILLKDLFPEILSETQIKAISVPFHNLVFNSTQKFRKILAGAGEDFRLNMRNLNEDLDYIYACILILNWYYGYDIDFSRPFYYDIPDKNGILRHYRIELDSHFMELEPGKNAKEINKEDVDELIQNIENVKLWKEKFPLNSWIFKGFTIITLTDVTVDDAISDLKTTLLQRNTSGKEEMEKFEEIFKSIYKIPNLRVGFTMYNEQDSTFERMIGNRSPSFLLQKKKILNCKKVLGEEAYRSLVEEQHYYSIPNISRYADKASENVLIKSFVDAGVKSAIIAPIAKNNILLGLMELVSFEKNELNSINATKLEDILPYIVTAVERSKSEFENRVKAVIQSECTSIHPSVLWVFEKEARKFIKDLDEDGLASFKDITFEDVYPLYGEIDIVASSEARNEAIQKDLLDQLELIENIVCEAEEIEKLDIYEQVKFRIKEFKDDLAGSLSTSSEQKVFNLLQREINPVMAHIEKQGAHLEEQVKIYRKNINSETGIIYNHRKNYDEAVQQINRTMSRYIDRRQVDAQEIYPHYFERYKTDGVEHNIYIGASLSNKKNKPFDQVYLFNLRLWQLTTMCEMENRFYQIQERMPLKLEAASLILVYNTTLSIRYRMDEKQFDVDGTYNARYEIIKKRIDKANVKGTEERVTQKGKIAIVYSNRKDEREYMRYIKYLQSKKYLGDKVEKLELEDVQGVIGLKAIRVEVLYHLENEQHEEQIFTYDDLEKVLGKVVSGDKTEDRKNDAYHKNGVGNSQ; translated from the coding sequence ATGAAGAATCAGAAGGAGTTTCCACTGGAAATAAAGATCAGTTTCCATAAGATCATAGAAGAATACCGCCACCAGCTAAAAAATGAGTCGAGTAGCATTTCCAAAAATTACCTGGAGAATATGCTCGAATATATATCGACTTTTCCGGCACTGGAAGAAGGTATTGTAAATTCTGAAGATCTCAATCGCTACAAAGATCCTATCCGCATTTTATTAAAAGACCTTTTTCCTGAAATCCTGTCTGAAACCCAGATCAAGGCCATTTCGGTACCTTTTCATAACCTGGTTTTCAATTCTACGCAGAAGTTTCGGAAAATACTGGCAGGGGCAGGAGAAGACTTCAGGCTTAATATGAGGAACCTCAATGAAGACCTTGACTACATCTATGCCTGTATCCTGATTTTAAACTGGTATTATGGGTACGATATTGATTTTTCCAGGCCATTTTATTACGATATACCCGACAAAAATGGCATTTTAAGGCACTATAGAATTGAGCTGGATTCGCATTTTATGGAGCTGGAGCCGGGAAAAAATGCAAAGGAAATCAACAAAGAAGATGTTGATGAATTGATCCAGAATATTGAAAATGTAAAGCTCTGGAAAGAAAAATTCCCACTCAACAGCTGGATTTTTAAAGGATTTACAATCATTACCCTTACCGATGTTACCGTAGACGATGCAATTTCAGATCTCAAAACCACCTTATTGCAGCGGAATACTTCGGGCAAGGAAGAGATGGAAAAGTTTGAAGAGATCTTTAAATCTATTTACAAAATCCCTAACCTTAGGGTAGGATTTACCATGTACAATGAGCAGGACTCCACTTTTGAGCGAATGATAGGAAATCGTTCCCCCAGTTTTTTGCTTCAGAAGAAAAAAATACTCAACTGCAAGAAGGTGCTTGGGGAGGAGGCGTACAGGAGCCTGGTGGAAGAGCAGCATTACTACAGCATTCCCAATATTAGCAGGTATGCCGATAAGGCTTCAGAAAATGTGCTTATAAAATCTTTTGTCGATGCAGGTGTCAAAAGTGCCATAATTGCACCTATTGCCAAGAACAACATTTTGCTTGGGCTCATGGAGCTGGTTTCTTTTGAAAAGAATGAGCTCAACAGCATCAATGCCACAAAACTGGAAGATATCCTGCCGTATATAGTAACAGCAGTAGAGCGCAGCAAATCTGAATTCGAGAACCGGGTAAAGGCCGTTATACAAAGTGAATGTACCTCTATTCACCCCAGTGTGTTATGGGTTTTTGAGAAGGAGGCGCGCAAATTCATAAAAGACCTGGACGAGGATGGCCTTGCTTCCTTTAAAGATATCACTTTTGAGGATGTATATCCTTTATACGGGGAGATAGATATAGTGGCTTCTTCGGAAGCTCGAAATGAAGCTATTCAGAAAGATCTGCTAGATCAACTTGAACTCATAGAGAACATTGTATGTGAAGCTGAAGAAATTGAAAAGCTTGATATCTATGAACAGGTAAAGTTCCGCATAAAAGAATTTAAAGACGATTTGGCCGGAAGCCTTAGTACCTCCAGTGAACAAAAGGTATTCAATTTACTTCAGAGGGAAATCAACCCCGTGATGGCCCATATTGAAAAGCAGGGGGCTCATTTAGAAGAGCAGGTAAAAATATACCGCAAGAACATCAATTCTGAAACAGGTATAATTTATAATCACCGAAAGAATTATGATGAAGCGGTTCAGCAAATCAACCGTACCATGTCGCGATATATTGACCGGCGACAGGTAGATGCCCAGGAGATCTACCCGCATTACTTCGAGAGGTACAAGACAGATGGTGTTGAACACAACATTTATATAGGGGCATCACTCTCCAATAAAAAAAATAAACCTTTTGACCAGGTCTATCTTTTTAATCTGCGTTTGTGGCAGTTAACGACCATGTGTGAAATGGAAAACCGTTTTTACCAGATCCAGGAACGAATGCCGCTAAAGCTGGAAGCTGCCTCGCTCATCCTTGTTTACAACACCACCCTGTCTATAAGGTACAGGATGGATGAAAAACAATTTGATGTAGACGGCACCTATAACGCAAGATATGAAATCATCAAAAAACGTATTGACAAGGCAAACGTAAAAGGAACTGAGGAGAGGGTGACCCAAAAGGGCAAAATTGCTATCGTTTATTCCAACAGGAAGGATGAAAGGGAGTATATGCGTTACATTAAATATCTAC
- a CDS encoding SIMPL domain-containing protein, protein MKKFLLLIAIFGYSVGFAQDQPFPSISVLGTGTVNVVPDKVLIKSRIEHTGKTAAEVKRKNDKVVDQVIKYLKSQGVVSKHIQTEYIRLNKEVNYNTQDTMYSANQAISIELTNLKAYEKIMSGLLDSGLNRIDGIEFMTSKKDQLQSEARKKAVLDAKMKAEEYASALGQKAGKAIHINEMQTDNYQPVYRMMEMKADTSGQQSIAPGEMEVTVKVNVDFQLN, encoded by the coding sequence ATGAAAAAGTTTCTCCTTTTAATTGCCATTTTTGGCTACTCTGTAGGCTTCGCACAAGACCAGCCTTTTCCATCCATTTCCGTATTAGGTACCGGAACCGTAAATGTTGTACCCGATAAGGTCCTTATCAAATCGAGGATTGAACATACCGGGAAAACGGCTGCTGAAGTGAAGCGTAAAAATGATAAAGTTGTAGATCAGGTCATTAAATATCTGAAATCCCAGGGGGTGGTGTCAAAACATATTCAAACTGAATACATCAGGCTCAACAAGGAGGTCAACTACAACACGCAAGATACCATGTACTCTGCAAACCAGGCAATTTCTATTGAATTGACCAACCTGAAGGCTTATGAAAAGATCATGTCGGGTTTATTAGATTCAGGACTTAACAGGATTGACGGCATTGAATTCATGACCTCCAAAAAAGACCAGTTACAGTCTGAAGCCCGAAAAAAGGCAGTTTTGGATGCCAAAATGAAAGCTGAAGAATACGCATCTGCTTTAGGGCAAAAGGCCGGAAAAGCAATTCATATCAATGAAATGCAAACAGACAACTATCAGCCGGTCTACAGGATGATGGAAATGAAAGCAGATACTTCTGGGCAGCAAAGCATTGCCCCGGGTGAAATGGAAGTGACCGTTAAGGTAAACGTTGATTTTCAGCTAAATTAA
- a CDS encoding lysophospholipid acyltransferase family protein, which translates to MQCLVFWLAYPFLWLISILPFRLFYLFSDVVFFIVYYIARYRRKTVSENLRLVFPEKSEAEIKKIRKQFFHHMVDMFLEMIKSLSITDEELKKRFSFTNPEEIEKINKMDKSILLACGHYASYEWMTALELYGLEHKSFGVYKKIKNRYFDQLIKDIRGRYSTVLIPSSKATKTITDNEQNGIRGIYGMIADQSPKLGRARAWVNFMGINAPAFMGLEKLSRSLDMAVVYLHVEKIKRGYYVASFKTISYTPVQEPEYFITRTYFNHLEEQIRREPRYYLWTHKRWKHRNAPIPHDAVVIKD; encoded by the coding sequence ATGCAGTGTTTAGTTTTCTGGCTGGCCTACCCGTTTTTATGGCTTATTTCCATCCTCCCTTTCAGGCTCTTCTACCTCTTTTCTGATGTTGTATTTTTTATTGTGTACTACATCGCCAGATACAGAAGAAAAACTGTAAGTGAAAATCTACGGCTGGTATTTCCCGAAAAATCTGAAGCTGAAATTAAAAAGATCAGGAAACAGTTTTTCCACCACATGGTTGACATGTTTTTGGAAATGATAAAAAGCCTATCTATTACAGACGAAGAGCTGAAAAAGCGGTTTTCTTTTACTAATCCTGAAGAGATTGAGAAAATAAATAAAATGGATAAAAGCATACTCCTGGCCTGCGGACATTACGCCAGCTATGAGTGGATGACGGCTCTTGAACTCTACGGCCTTGAGCATAAGAGTTTCGGAGTGTACAAAAAAATAAAGAATCGCTATTTTGACCAGCTTATCAAAGACATTAGGGGTCGCTACAGCACTGTGCTAATTCCTTCGAGTAAGGCGACCAAGACCATTACCGACAATGAACAAAATGGAATACGCGGAATATATGGCATGATTGCCGATCAATCTCCCAAACTGGGGCGTGCCAGGGCATGGGTCAATTTCATGGGGATTAACGCCCCGGCTTTTATGGGACTTGAAAAATTATCGCGCTCCCTGGATATGGCCGTGGTCTACCTTCATGTGGAAAAAATTAAAAGAGGCTACTACGTAGCCTCCTTTAAAACCATTTCATACACCCCGGTCCAGGAACCCGAGTATTTTATTACCCGTACCTACTTCAACCACCTGGAAGAACAAATAAGACGGGAACCCCGTTATTACCTCTGGACCCATAAAAGGTGGAAACACCGCAATGCCCCCATCCCCCATGATGCCGTGGTGATTAAAGATTAG
- a CDS encoding M12 family metallopeptidase — MKNLKFAVLLPALASLVSCSKDNPEELENIESSNINETQEIMTEFANPNPGASTDVYYAGQKFAVEQFNGDYIYEGDILLPPSLVSHQEVKVVFEEGEVVPETKSVGRTSGRWPNNTVYYAIDSNLDNKYRVYDAIKHWESQTNIDFVERTSQSNYIYFVTGSGCSSYVGMIGGRQNITLSTACSTGNTIHEIGHAVGLWHEQSRVDRNSYITVHYDNIQSGREYNFQTYAEQGMDGDEFTSALDFGSIMMYGPYSFSSNGKPTITTKSGSTYNVQRSALSSGDKTGINNMYPYSSTSGKETTTGTTEETYINGEYYTVYGVYLLRKNDTWFYYSRIYGWKEVFSRGGYWYYKA; from the coding sequence ATGAAAAATTTAAAATTCGCTGTGTTACTACCAGCTTTAGCCTCCCTAGTTTCCTGTAGTAAAGATAATCCTGAAGAATTAGAGAACATTGAAAGTTCGAATATTAATGAGACTCAGGAGATCATGACAGAATTTGCCAATCCCAATCCCGGTGCTTCTACAGATGTGTATTATGCAGGTCAAAAATTTGCCGTTGAGCAGTTTAATGGGGATTACATTTATGAAGGAGATATACTTTTGCCCCCTTCATTAGTAAGCCATCAGGAAGTTAAAGTGGTTTTTGAGGAAGGTGAAGTTGTTCCCGAAACCAAAAGTGTTGGGCGTACTTCAGGCAGATGGCCCAACAATACTGTTTACTATGCTATAGACAGTAATTTAGACAATAAATACCGCGTCTACGACGCAATAAAGCACTGGGAATCTCAAACTAATATTGATTTTGTAGAGAGAACATCCCAGTCTAACTATATTTATTTTGTAACCGGTTCTGGTTGTTCCTCTTACGTGGGGATGATAGGTGGAAGACAAAATATAACCTTGTCTACTGCTTGCTCTACCGGGAATACCATCCACGAGATTGGCCATGCTGTTGGCCTTTGGCACGAGCAGAGCCGTGTAGACAGGAATAGTTATATCACCGTGCATTATGATAACATTCAAAGCGGAAGGGAATATAATTTCCAGACTTATGCTGAGCAGGGAATGGATGGTGATGAGTTTACCAGTGCTCTTGATTTTGGATCTATCATGATGTATGGTCCATACTCATTTTCCAGTAATGGAAAGCCTACCATAACTACCAAAAGTGGTTCTACTTATAATGTGCAAAGATCTGCTCTGTCTTCAGGCGATAAGACCGGAATAAACAATATGTATCCTTATAGTTCTACTTCAGGTAAAGAGACTACAACCGGCACTACAGAAGAAACTTATATTAATGGGGAATACTATACGGTTTACGGCGTATATCTTCTTAGAAAGAATGACACCTGGTTTTACTATTCAAGAATTTACGGGTGGAAAGAAGTATTTTCCAGAGGAGGATACTGGTACTATAAAGCATAA